A single Triticum dicoccoides isolate Atlit2015 ecotype Zavitan chromosome 2A, WEW_v2.0, whole genome shotgun sequence DNA region contains:
- the LOC119359173 gene encoding uncharacterized protein LOC119359173, whose product MAFVPEAPAAWKLLLRGGGAMTRSLRDAGLGFDLDGAGRFLAPLWELIKQKAAELAAFLTGLLAALGKKADELFPPETRSETLAQWVRVGVTVVLPPALGALVLFWLARCCCRCRCCCGRGGGGGRTMVAPGRGGVRMPRGAFEGAPRTYFRDLRAKKTHIY is encoded by the coding sequence ATGGCGTTCGTCCCGGAGGCACCTGCAGCGTGGAAGCTCCTGCTACGGGGCGGCGGAGCCATGACGCGGTCCCTGCGCGACGCCGGCCTCGGCTTCGACCTCGACGGTGCCGGGCGCTTTCTCGCCCCCCTGTGGGAGCTCATCAAGCAGAAGGCCGCCGAGCTCGCGGCCTTCCTCACCGGCCTCCTCGCCGCGCTCGGCAAGAAGGCCGACGAGCTCTTTCCGCCGGAGACCCGCTCGGAGACGCTCGCGCAGTGGGTGCGCGTCGGCGTCACCGTTGTGCTCCCGCCCGCGCTTGGCGCGCTTGTGCTGTTCTGGCTGGCCcggtgctgctgccgctgccgctgctgctgcggccgcggcggcggcggcgggcgaacgATGGTGGCTCCCGGCCGCGGCGGCGTGCGCATGCCGCGCGGCGCGTTCGAGGGTGCTCCCCGGACATACTTCCGCGACCTCCGTGCAAAGAAGACCCACATATACTAG